Proteins encoded together in one Paracidovorax wautersii window:
- the flhC gene encoding flagellar transcriptional regulator FlhC produces the protein MSAPVKSVLNESKQIERAAMLIEMGARMQVLESETTLSYERLIRLYKEIAGKSPSKGQLPFSTDWFLTWQENIHSSLFLNIYEYLSKGVDLDSVELLTKAYRLYNEQVAAAEIEPLLSFTRAWRLVKFVDAGMLTRTKCSQCSGQFVTELYENRHFTCGLCNPPARAGKSKSAGALMLH, from the coding sequence ATGTCCGCACCCGTCAAGAGCGTTCTCAACGAATCCAAGCAGATCGAACGCGCCGCCATGCTGATCGAGATGGGCGCCCGCATGCAGGTGCTGGAGTCGGAGACCACGCTGTCGTACGAGCGCCTGATCCGCCTGTACAAGGAGATCGCCGGCAAGTCGCCGTCCAAGGGCCAGCTGCCCTTCTCGACCGACTGGTTCCTGACCTGGCAGGAAAACATCCACAGCTCGCTGTTCCTCAACATCTACGAATACCTGTCCAAGGGCGTGGACCTGGATTCGGTGGAACTGCTGACGAAGGCCTACCGGCTGTACAACGAGCAGGTCGCTGCCGCCGAGATCGAGCCCCTGTTGTCCTTCACCCGCGCCTGGCGCCTGGTGAAGTTCGTGGACGCCGGCATGCTGACGCGCACCAAGTGCTCGCAGTGCAGCGGCCAGTTCGTGACCGAGCTGTACGAGAACCGCCACTTCACCTGCGGCCTGTGCAACCCGCCTGCACGCGCCGGCAAGAGCAAGAGCGCTGGCGCGCTGATGCTGCACTGA
- a CDS encoding FlgO family outer membrane protein — translation MTAAPAPVASVRGRRAALAALLAAAAAGATGCARYYYGPPLGSGPVDLVESSYQAADALLQGPPLDPSLPVLVATVVNADRLSESTRLGRLISEQVAGRLAQRGVRVTELRLRETLAMRPGQGELLLSRDVREVSQAQSAQAVVVGTYTASSQAVYVSLKLVNPLGNAVVAAYDYSLPMDAGLRGLLAN, via the coding sequence ATGACCGCGGCACCCGCCCCCGTTGCCTCGGTCCGAGGTCGCCGCGCTGCGCTGGCTGCGCTGCTGGCCGCCGCGGCCGCCGGCGCCACGGGCTGCGCGCGCTACTACTACGGTCCGCCCCTGGGCAGTGGCCCGGTCGATCTGGTGGAGAGCAGCTACCAGGCCGCGGACGCGCTGCTGCAGGGCCCGCCGCTCGATCCGTCGCTGCCGGTGCTGGTCGCCACGGTCGTGAACGCAGACCGGCTGTCCGAATCGACGCGGCTGGGCCGGCTGATCTCGGAGCAGGTTGCCGGCCGCCTGGCCCAGCGCGGCGTGCGCGTGACCGAGCTGCGCCTGCGCGAGACGCTGGCCATGCGGCCCGGCCAGGGCGAGCTGCTGCTGTCGCGCGATGTGCGCGAGGTGAGCCAGGCCCAGTCCGCCCAGGCCGTGGTGGTGGGAACGTATACAGCGTCTTCCCAGGCGGTGTACGTGAGCTTGAAATTGGTCAACCCGCTGGGCAACGCCGTGGTGGCGGCCTACGACTACAGCCTGCCCATGGATGCGGGCCTGCGCGGGCTGTTGGCCAACTGA
- the flhD gene encoding flagellar transcriptional regulator FlhD — protein sequence MTSEQLLAEIREANLTYLMLAQTLIRQDKAEAVFRLGLNEEAADILASLSAAQVLKLASRNTLLCSFRVDDNLVWSLLTNHNTPKKAINEATNTLHANILMASRVSEVL from the coding sequence ATGACCTCCGAACAACTTCTCGCTGAAATCCGCGAAGCCAACCTCACTTACCTGATGCTGGCCCAGACCCTGATCCGCCAGGACAAGGCGGAAGCTGTGTTCCGTCTGGGTCTGAACGAAGAGGCTGCCGACATCCTGGCAAGCCTGTCGGCAGCACAGGTGCTCAAGCTGGCCTCCCGCAACACGCTGCTGTGCAGCTTCCGCGTGGATGACAACCTGGTGTGGAGCCTGCTGACCAACCACAACACGCCGAAGAAGGCGATCAACGAAGCCACGAACACGCTACACGCCAACATCCTGATGGCCAGCCGCGTCTCCGAAGTGCTCTGA